The following coding sequences lie in one Chanos chanos chromosome 4, fChaCha1.1, whole genome shotgun sequence genomic window:
- the LOC115809625 gene encoding hyaluronan-binding protein 2, which produces MYFKPLLLLLFLSLFFIHAELKRDKHDKHEKHGKHEKHGKRGRKGGKHRGRVEELLVDYDIFEEGSEDDEDDEEIDWLLKLQDVRGQCKPNPCMNGGVCEERRGKFKCDCPKPFKGRRCEKAKKVCKKRTCGRGQCLVTSTPPFYECKCKEPFKPPQCRTTAPCDPNPCKNGGTCVKDGQDFDCECTEGYSGNYCQVGPDDCYEGDGESYRGKVSETEDGHECLYWNSYFILDRGTDPFAAYKGDDGLGPHNYCRNPDGDSRPWCFIRRGKKLRWEYCDVRKCSDPTSSPSTTEAPETLSTTPKPPETITTALPKPTESPVAPTTSVPKPSEPTGTNVPPLATTELANVTRQFRSCGKPQPRRSITRIYGGLKSIPGSQPWQASVQIRPKGSTADFRHICGGTVIKSCWVLTAAHCIEPGQDIRVVLGGVDLGKTESIDQLLEVEKTIVHEDYKETSEAVHNDIALLKLKGANGDCAEETQFVKAACLPNGPFPDGTECTISGWGATEASDYGSSQLLDAKVLLISQDKCSDKKVYGKAIDGTMFCAGHLKGGVDSCQGDSGGPLTCTEGDTHYLYGIVSWGDSCGKENKPGVYTRVTNYVNWIKSKTGQ; this is translated from the exons ATGTACTTCAAaccccttctccttctcctcttcctctccctgttcTTCATCCATGCAGAG ttgAAACGTGACAAGCATGATAAACACGAAAAACACGGTAAACATGAAAAGCACGGCAAGCGTGGAAGAAAAGGCGGAaagcacagagggagagtggaGG AACTGTTGGTGGACTACGACATATTTGAGGAGGGgagtgaagatgatgaagatgatgaagaaattGACTGGCTGTTAAAACTTCAGGATGTTAGAG gGCAATGTAAACCAAACCCTTGTATgaatggtggtgtgtgtgaggaaagaagaggaaagttTAAGTGTGACTGTCCCAAGCCTTTTAAAGGCAGACGATGTGAAAAAG CTAAAAAAGTTTGTAAGAAGAGAACATGTGGACGTGGGCAGTGCCTCGTCACCTCGACTCCACCATTCTATGAGTGTAAATGCAAAGAGCCCTTCAAACCTCCACAGTGTCGAACCA ctgCTCCTTGTGACCCGAACCCTTGTAAGAATGGAGGGACTTGTGTGAAGGATGGTCAGGACTTTGACTGTGAATGCACTGAAGGCTACAGCGGCAATTACTGCCAAGTGG GTCCTGATGACTGCTATGAGGGAGATGGTGAGTCATACAGGGGCAAAGTGTCTGAGACAGAAGATGGACATGAGTGTCTGTACTGGAACTCCTATTTCATCTTGGACAGAGGAACTGACCCGTTTGCTGCTTATAAAGGAGACGATGGCCTGGGTCCCCATAACTACTGCAG AAATCCAGATGGAGATTCTCGTCCATGGTGCTTTATCAGAAGGGGAAAGAAGCTTCGCTGGGAGTACTGTGATGTGAGGAAATGCTCTGATCCCACAT CCAGCCCATCCACAACCGAGGCTCCTGAGACCCTATCCACCACACCAAAACCCCCTGAAACAATCACCACTGCTCTTCCAAAGCCGACAGAGAGTCCTGTGGCACCAACAACTTCTGTGCCGAAGCCATCCGAACCCACAGGCACCAATGTGCCGCCGCTGGCTACAACTGAACTTGCCAATGTCACAAGACAGTTCCGATCCTGTGGGAAGCCACAGCCACGTCGGTCTATAACCCGCATCTACGGTGGCCTGAAGTCAATTCCCGGATCTCAGCCATGGCAAGCATCTGTGCAGATCAGACCCAAAGGGTCCACTGCAGACTTCCGACACATTTGCGGAGGAACAGTCATCAAATCCTGCTGGGTGCTCACTGCTGCCCACTGCAT AGAGCCAGGACAAGACATCCGGGTTGTTCTTGGAGGGGTTGACCTggggaagacagagagcatTGATCAGCTGCTGGAGGTAGAGAAAACCATTGTCCATGAGGACTACAAGGAGACCTCTGAAGCAGTCCACAATGACATCG CTCTGCTGAAGCTTAAAGGGGCTAATGGAGACTGTGCTGAAGAGACTCAGTTTGTGAAGGCGGCCTGTTTGCCTAACGGACCGTTCCCAGACGGGACAGAGTGTACCATTTCAGGATGGGGAGCCACAGAGGCCT CGGACTATGGTTCGAGCCAGTTGCTGGATGCAAAAGTGCTGCTGATCTCCCAGGATAAATGTTCAGACAAAAAAGTGTATGGCAAGGCCATTGACGGGACCATGTTCTGTGCTGGACATCTGAAGGGTGGCGTGGACTCTTGTCAG GGTGACTCTGGAGGACCATTGACCTGTACAGAGGGTGACACACACTATCTGTATGGTATCGTTAGCTGGGGAGACAGCTGTGGAAAGGAGAATAAACCTGGTGTTTATACCCGTGTCACCAACTATGTCAACTGGATCAAATCAAAAACGGGGCAATAG
- the LOC115810390 gene encoding E3 ubiquitin-protein ligase TRIM39 produces MKPQHQETLKKLQDCLCRQREAVKYRLRKLSARQTEITKKSTILRDGIQKKYDEMKKVLEEDCRSTLSLLKAEEKAAIQAVDDLIEKNCLMLKDIEHQLSELTEENIIRGKDMVRVFFLLEGRVQDLLENTDPGRVKLDEPKADQILSLTHNLLLFIRSQIPVTKRLLKSYSTDVTLDPDTAHPNLIISPAGDTATYTSIWQEVPEYEGRFDTTINVISKQCWDSGYHYWEVDVTGKTYWEIGLTYPTIPRKGRKEDCWLGRGPESWCVEFFNGDYTAWHRGVDHPLPITQSFTRIGIFCSFSVGLVSFLGMDNMTPLFSFCSGTFTDSLYLALCPGHDLQGANSKPIKIYSAIRNISQS; encoded by the exons GAGAAAACTCAGTGCTAGACAAACTGAAATAACT AAAAAGTCTACAATATTAAGAGATGGCATACAGAAAAAGtatgatgaaatgaagaaagttctggaagaaGATTGCAGGAGCACTCTCAGTCTTTTGAAGGCAGAGGAGAAAGCTGCCATTCAGGCTGTGGATGACTTAATTGAGAAGAACTGTCTCATGCTCAAAGACATTGAACACCAGCTCTCTGAACTAACAGAGGAGAACATAATCAGAGGCAAAGATatggtgagggttttttttcttttggaggg GAG AGTACAGGACCTGCTGGAGAACACAGACCCAGGGAGGGTGAAACTGGATGAACCAAAAGCAGACCAAATCTTGAGCCTTACTCACAATCTTCTGCTGTTCATTCGCTCCCAGATCCCTGTCACCAAGAGACTACTCAAGAGCT ATTCTACAGACGTGACGTTGGATCCCGACACTGCTCATCCAAATTTGATCATTTCTCCAGCTGGtgacactgcaacctacacCAGCATTTGGCAGGAAGTCCCTGAGTATGAAGGCCGTTTTGACACCACAATCAATGTCATCAGCAAACAGTGCTGGGATTCCGGCTATCACTACTGGGAAGTGGATGTGACGGGGAAAACCTACTGGGAGATAGGTCTCACTTATCCTACCATTCCCCGAAAAGGTCGTAAAGAGGACTGTTGGCTGGGTCGTGGCCCAGAGTCTTGGTGTGTGGAGTTTTTTAATGGAGATTACACAGCCTGGCACAGAGGTGTTGACCATCCACTTCCCATTACCCAGTCTTTCACTCGGATTGGGATCTTCTGCAGTTTCTCTGTTGGCCTGGTTTCATTCTTAGGAATGGACAATATGACTCCACTCTTCTCCTTTTGCTCTGGAACATTCACCGACTCTCTCTATCTTGCACTGTGCCCAGGTCATGACCTACAAGGTGCCAACTCTAAACCCATAAAGATTTACAGTGCTATAAGGAACATCAGTCAATCCTGA